In Jaculus jaculus isolate mJacJac1 chromosome Y unlocalized genomic scaffold, mJacJac1.mat.Y.cur SUPER_Y_unloc_2, whole genome shotgun sequence, the sequence AATTACCAAATGCTTCTCTAGTTTCATTCTAATAAAACTATATGTACACACAATAACTTTGAACATGAATATTCCTTTAGTCATAATAACCACAACATAGAAACAGTCCAAATGTCTATGAACGAATATGTAAATAAGCAACATATCGCATGGTtgtaagtaaaaagaaatgatataCTGGTAAACCTTGAAAATACTATGTTAAGTGAAAGAGACCAGGCACCAAAAGCCTAAACACTGTATAACTTATATGAGAtgtgtggaaaaataaaatactttacatACATAAATTTTTGGCTGTCTAAGGCTATAGTATTTgtgagaaaatggatggactgtTAATCGATAGGGAGGTTGTTTCTGAGGTGAGTGAAATATTCTAAACTTAATAGTGGTTAGGGTTGCACGACTCTGTGAATATACTGAAAAGTATtggagtaaatatttttaagtgggtAATATGCATGGTATCCAAATTGCCTACCTATGTTAACATGCTACTGTAAGAGCTCTTCCTTGAAGAAACAATATTTTCACCCAATGGACTGACCAACTGATTGTTCCCAAGTCTTTGATTGTGTGCACCCTCATCTTACACTGACACAAATAGAAGTCTTAAGGATGAGGGGACTGCTCAGTGGCAAAACAAGTATTTATCATATGCAATATGCTAGCTCCATAACCAATCTCTGCAAAAATGCAAGTGACACAAGTCCTAGTATGAaatgggaagctgggcatggtgacacacccctttaatcccagcactcagaggtagaggtaggaggatcaccatgagttcaaggccaccctaagactacatagtgaatcccaggtcacactgggctagagtgagaccctaccttgaaaaacaaaacaaaaataaaggaaaaaaaaaaagaaagaaagaaatgggaccAATCCAAGGTAGGTAGCACAAGATCGAACTGTACCTTACCAATGCTAAGtaaacttccatttctttctggtCTTTTCTTTGCAATCACTTCAACTTTGTCTCTTTGTCATCCCTACATTGTTCAACTGTATTACTATCCTGAGTAGTTCCTTACTATCAATGCATTGGGTTCTGCCTTCTagcattttcttttactatttggcCAAACTATTGTTGTAACCCTGTCTTCTCTCATAAACTCTCTGTATTATAAGCTTCTGCTAGGTTTCATGCTTTACTAATTTCTGATCAGCCTCGAGCAGTAttgcataaaacataaaaacacagtgGTTTACTGGGTTACAGCCAAATGTCAACACTCCCATTGAGTTACAGTCAACTGCCAACTCTCCCATTAAATGCTGTAAATAGCCCCAAAATTTGTATGCCACAGGGGAAAAAAGATGTTTGAAAGCCCACACATACATGTTTTATCCTGCACATTAGTTTTATACCTTCAACTTATCCTTAGCAATGTGAGAGTTTCTTACTCTGTTCACTGGGTTGAACAGTCAGGACTCCAGCATCTCTATGCTTTGGTTCAACATTTCTGAAACACAGATGCTTACTTAATCTAAAGACTAGTATTTGTATTCATTGTTAATGGTTTTTTTCAAAGTTTGTCCAACATACACACTCACTTCTAAAGAACTTGTATGTACACTGTAAGTCTTATTACATTATCatttagtatatacattttctcCCTCAGTGAGAAAGCTTggttaaaaagttaaatttagtaaaattattattttcctttcatgtattttaatttaaaatactattAACTTTAATCCTTCAAGAAAAAACTATTCATAACAAAAATCTGATGGCATAGTTTCACTGCAggctacatgtgtgtatgtgtctgtgagagaaagacacacagacacagggtCTCAAGGTGTCCAGACTGTCTCCACCTGCCTCCAAGTGCtcgaattacaggtatgtaccatcacaccttattttttttaaataattaaaacagagGATTTTGTCTAGTCTTGAGTAATTACTATCATTCTTGAGAGTTAATGTCATCACAGAAAGAATACcactatatattatttaattaagtaaatgtttaaaatgtagAGGACAAGGTAGATATAATCCACACTACTTTCTCAAAGGTAAAATTTCTTGCAGAAATCTGATGATAGAATTCTGCCAAATCATATTGATTCCATAATAACTTTAGGGTTTGCCACACTCAATATTATAGGGTTTGCAAAATTCAATATTATCTTATGTattaagaaataacaaaaagcaaTGAAATTGGAAGCAAAGATAGAATAGCTGAATCAGAAACTGTCTGTACAAGACATTAAAAGTTTGTGGGCATCCTAAATTTAATTATCTTTACATTGATTGCTGAGTGTTACTTTTTCAAGCTCTACAGTATATGACATCCATTTTAAAACTGGGAAAATATGCCTTCTTTTGAAATGGCCACTATTAAAGCttagcaaataaatttttaaaaaggtaaaaatctATAAGCAAAATTAGGTACCTGCCTTTTGTGGggtgtttccagaggctggagtaGCTTCATGCACCAAGCAATCATTTGGCAAAACTTCAACTCCTGGGTCAACTTCATTAAatgataaattaacaacatacacAAGTACATTTCTAGGTAGTTTATTCCTCAAATTGTTGGGCTGATatcaaacttttaaagaaaaatgtttctgggctggagagatggcttagcggttaagcgcttgcctgtgaagcctaaggatcctggttcgaggctcggttccccaggtcccacgttagccagatgcacaagggggtgcacgcgtctggagttcgtttgcagaggctggaagccctggcgcgcccattctctctctccccctctatctgtctatctctctgtgtctgtcactctcaaataaataaataaataagtaagtaaatttaaatttataaagaaaaatatttctaaaatttaagttatgtgggctggaaagatgggttagcagttaagcacttgcctgtgaagcctaagggctctggcttgagacttgattccccaggacccaggttagccagatgcacaaagcggcacatgcatctggagttcatttgcataggctggtggctctggcatgcccattctctctatatgcctccccccccccgtaactcttaaataaaataaatttaaaaaaatgaacaaaaaaataaaatgtaaggtaTGTTGAAGTTCAGTTAAATTGAGAAATACTTATAAACTTAATAGCTGAAATTCAGTAGtgcactcttaaaaaaaataataaaaggtttggcccagaaagccaaacgttgcatgttctctctcatatgtggatcctagctacagatgattggatttctgtgtgagtaggaagaaaattcagtagcaagggccagtaagctagaaaagagttatagagggaagagaaaggaaaggagggggtacttaataggatggcattatatatatgtaagtagaagaatagattaatgggggtgaaaaagcccaagtgaggtcaggggaagagactgagtaaaggaaaggtggagggagggtgggctaatcaaagtctaaaaggatataaacaaattatatggatacctacttttttggacaatggaacactcaggagccatagattgttactagaaaaatttcagcgccagggatgggatgctttccagtgagttgttggccagggaggtccctgatgcccccaaaacattacaggccagagctgaggcctttggtttcccaccaggaagagattgtaagaccttattgctgaagacgccacatacttgggctgcaaggccactgaaaaatcctgctggaactgagctgataaccttctccatgtagaccaggtgacagaaaggtagaaaaagccatgctgcatacagttcaatgggggagagagaaatcaccagtgaggatgctcaacagtgtacactgcaagccttatattttgccagtcaggccaaatgagccatacATCAGGAATTTGAAATATTTGTAGACATACACagagtttcaaaataaataagaaaacattttttttaggtagtgatCTTAGTCTGgaccaggctgacttagaattcactatgtagtctcaggctgtcctcaaactaatagcaatccttgtacctcagcctccaagtgctgtggttaaaggtgaatgctaccacacttggctaagaaaatacttttaaattatgaacaggaagtgtatatatgtatgtttaactCATTTTACTAGAGGTGTAAATAACTTCTTTCTTCTCCAGCAGGCCACTGCAGTGCCATcttaaacaaaaagtgaaaaaaatttaaatatacctaTACATTTTTACAAAGATAGGAGATAAGACAATGTTGAAGTGTGTCTAACATATGTTGTTATTTTCCTTGCTACTTCCATATATAACCCTCTCCCCTCTTCATTATGATCTGGCGtccaataaaattaaaagatagtGGTTTGACACCTGTTGCAATAGATAAGCATTTCTAGTCCTATTAGAGAGATGGTCTTAGAAGGGGGCAGTTTTTAAtctgccattgatagaacttcccctttGATCAATAAGACAGTTCTAGTCAAAGTTGTTACCTAGTTGAAAATACTGCTTTATGTCTAAATAGTACAGAGGTCTAAATTCTAGACTaggtatatttttcctttaattttaggTACACTTAATTTAACAAGTACACTatgataaatttataatttataggttttctagctgttgcaaatgaattctagacacatgcaacattttgtgcatctggctttatgtgggtacttgggaactgaacttgagttgttgggcttttgctggcaagtgttttaactgctgagctgagctatttctccagccctgaatgcatTTACCATGAACCTATGGAACAAAGGTAGAAGGTTGTGGCTCAAAAGTGGTATGGTGGAGTGTTAAATTGACAAGGGGTAgaattgtgatggttaatactgTTTTCCAGTTTACAAGATCTGGTCACCTAGAAGAAGatgaatctctgggcatgtctgtgaaggattttctagattaggtttatTGAGTTAGGAACACTCACCCTATATGGAGGTGACAACATTTCATGGGCAAGGCTTTTGAatttaataaaaagtgaacaaaccACCATCATttatccttttctgtttcttaattGTAGCTGCAGTGTGACCAGATGCCTAGCCCACCTGCTGACATGATTTCACCACCATGATAAACACTCAAAAACTATGAGCCACAGGGAAGTTTtgcgggagagggggcagaaagaatgtcagagtcacatgttgggtcatgatttgcagtgacatttatcataccaataactgggggctaactccacaatgcacgacccattttcattaacaaggagggtctaatgggagggggtagatcacagatgagccgaaataatggtaccaaactgcctgtattcactgaaatgaaaactaataaattaaataaaaattaaaaaaaaaaaactatgagccaaaatacccacacttcattttttttttttgcagatacacacacatacacacacacacacacacacagttacaaGAGAAACATAATTTAAATACATACAATTCAGTACATAAATTGTGGGTTTAATTTCAGAGGGCATGATGACTACAATCAGCCAATGAACAGTAGAGGCAATTCTTAACTGAACATTCTGAATAGTAGGATGATTCAACATGGCTGGAGGCTGCATGTTATTTTCAGTGTTTGGACTACTCCCAACACTCTGaaatggtggtggaggaggattAAATATCAAAGGACATGGCTGCACACGATGAGCaccttttaaaaaagtagaaagaagaaaatccatttgtagttctttgaaaatgtaaatagtttcaataacagcatttttttttaactcacataAATTTTGTTTCCTAATTGCAGGGCCCAGTTTCAGCTTTTGTTTtcgatttatatttatttattcacgtattagagacagagaaagagacagagtgagtgagcatggacatgccagggactctagacactgcaatcaaactccagatgcatgtgccactatgtgcatgtggcttgcatgggacatggagaatcgaacctgcatacttaggctttgcaggcatatgccttaaccgttaagccatctctccagccctcagtttcagCTTTTACTATGAAAATTCATCtgttactaaaaacaaaacaataacaaaagtacAATTTTAAGTCTTACTTCAATACTGGGGTAAATGCTGCAAATTTCTGTAAAGTTCCTGTATCAGAAAAAGGCTATAACTTTCTCAAACCAAAATGTGTTATCATAAAAACTACTTTACTTACCCTGTATCAAAATGTCAAGAAGTTCTGAGTGTAATTTGTACTCTCTCTAATCGTGGTCTGTAGCTCTTGAACCTAGAGAATCCCAAATAAGCAGGTTGTGacaaatgttctgaatgctaggttcccagctgactaagatttgggaattaacccctcctggaagcagtgtattgttgggggcaggttttatattgattatagccagtgttccttgccagtgtttggcacagtctcatGTTGCTAtaatccaccttatgttggcaagggagtgatgtccaccctctgctcatgccatcattttcccctgccaacgtGGGGCATTCTctggagcctgtaaaccaaaatatttttcccccacaagctgcttttggttttgcttttggccagcaatgcgaacctgactgcaacagtatctttctctgtattttatgCAAGACTGTGCATATTTGGGATGCAAGTCTATAAACATTGCATCAAGTACATAAGATGAGTTCTCCACAAGACTATTACTTACTTCTACTATCTCCTGCACATCCATGTAGTTATAAGTGACACAAATCCATagctataaaaacaaacaaatgaaatataaaaccaCCACCACATAGCACATGGTTTACAGAATGTAGAAGTCTATGAAATAATGGAGAGACAATAAAGGATGAATATGCTGTGATAAATATTTCAGATCTACATTAACAGATCTCTAGATGTCACTTCATAGTGCTAAGACTAAGGTAACATGAGTGACTCAGTCATTAACAAGAATACCTAATCTATGAAGCTGAATCTAACTTATTTCAAAAGCAAGACAGCTAAAATTTAAGTTACAAGTAATGCaggaaaaaacaatttttaataatCTACTTTTTGCATCAAAATAAAGGTAGGAAATattgaaatacaaatttaaaaaattaaataaagttaacagctttttttgtaaataatttatttatctgagagagataataggtgcaTCATGGTCTTtagctactgctaatgaactccagatgcatgcacccccttgtgcatgtggcttatgtgggtactggggaattgagccagggtccttaggctttgcaggcaaataccttaggctattaaaccactaagccatttcaccagccaaAAAGTTGACAAATTTTTATCCACAAAATACATTAACAAAGCAATACATTTCATACCAAGGATTCAAATGCCAGTTTGAGTACCAGTATGCTCTCTGATCCTGTactttaggatttttttaaaaatattttttaaaacttttatttatttgagagcgacagacacagagagaaagacagatagagggagcgagaatgggtgcgccagggcttccagcctctgcaaacgaactccagacgcttgagcccccttgtgcatctggctaacgtgggacctggggaaccgaccctcgaaccagggtccttaggcttcacaggcaaatgcttaaccgctaagccatctctccagccctagttcaggattttaagaatatatagtgAGCATGTTTTACTAACTCACCATTTGGCCAAACCATAGCTATCATTGATTATCTTCACTACCTTAACTGAGCCAAATCTGTCAAAATGcccctgatttcattttcttccatcaacagAATGAaattagttaatatttttaagtCTACTGTAAAGATAGAATTGATGATATGAAAATTATCTTcccatgtggcacatttatacaatggagttctactcagcagtaaagaaaaatgaagttatgaaatttgcagaaaaatggatggacctggaaaagattatactaagtgaggtaaccaaggcccagaaagccaagcgccacatgttctctctcgtatgtgggtcctagctacagatgattgggcttctgcgtgagaatgaaaatacttagtagcagaggccagtaagttaaaaaggagacataaatggaagagaaagaaagggaggagggtacttaataggttgatgttgtttatatgtaagtacaatgattgtgatggggaagtaatattatggagaatggaatttcaaaggggaaagtcggtggggtgggggaagggagagaattaccatgggattttttttataatcatggaaaatgctaataaaaatttaaaaaaaaagaaaattattttccctaAGTCATCTTCAAACTACCTATGGCAGTTACTTAAGGGTATTTTTAGTTCTATTGGTTTTAAACACAGAATCCATTATAAATCTATATGATTTTAAGgtaggttagggtctcactctatcctaggctgacctggaattcacgatatagattcagggtggccatgaactcatggtgatctctctaactctgcctcctgaatgcaggtattaaaggtgtgtgccgccataccGGGGTATAAATGtttatgaaattttttaaaaaaattaaaaaacccttAGTTTGTCAGCAAAGCTCAAATACCATTAGTCACAAACTTTTTCCAAGTGGCTAGTACAAATGTATACCACTGTTCCTGGCTGCACAacacatttttagtattttatttatttactggagagagaaaatatgagggggggagggagggagggagagaatgtcacaacactgcatgcaccacctgtgtatctggcatacatgggtgctagggaattgaacttgtgtccttaaggtttgcagacaagcaagcgccttagctcctaagccatctctccagcccttcacaacataatttaaaatgtaaatgaaatatgaATACAATACCCTAACATCAATTCTGCCAACAGAAACCATGTTTGGCATGATTTTGCCTTCAGGTAAAACAGTCTTGGCTTGTGGCAGCTGAGTACGTCTGGGTGCTGGCCTCTCTCCAGATGTCTGAATTTGGAGTCTCAGAAGTTGTTGCAGTCTGtccattcttaggcttcacaggtttcaaacattaagccatcacttcagccttcAGCACACATTTTAATAGAGCTCAATATATGTGCATGTTTTCTTAAAGTAATATTTATCTATATAACAGTgagatacatttatataatgcttttattttttaataaagaataggtggtgcacaagggcctccagacaatgcaaacaaactccagatgcatgtgcagcctggtgcatctggcttacatgagttctggcaatcaaacctgggtcattaggcttttcagacaagcacattaactactaagcaatctctccatctgactgttaagccatctctccagcactttattaaatattttaaaatgtaaatgaaatatgaaaacaatACCCTAACATCAATTCCACTAGCAGAAGCAGTGTTAGGAATGATTTTGCCTTCAGGTGTAACATAGCCTTGGCTGGTGGAAGCTGAGGACGTCTGGGTGTTGGCATCTCTGGTGATGGCTGAATAAATAACTTATACAAATACTAACTTACAATGGTAGTATTCTTTTCAATAAGGAGTATaacagggctccagccattgcaaaatcCATATTcattcaccaccttgtatatctggcttaggtgggttcctGGGACTAAAACCTATGTCCTTTGAACAAATGTCtcagctgctaaaccatctcttcatctcttatttttttgttttaattttttagttatttacagggagagaatatggatgaatgagaatgggtacactaggttctctagcaactgcaaacaaactccagatcatgtaTATCTAATTTACATAGGTAATGGGCCATCATTTCCAAGTTCTtatgcttagcaggcaagcaccttaactactaagccatttctccagcttttatatttattttcagtagactgttttaaagttttgttaGTACTTGTCTAATTCAATAGACTTTTTGTACATGTACCTTATTGACAACTAATGGGACTCAAGGCTCAGTCAgagatcattgtggaagaggtggcagaaagaatgtaaagtccaaaggaaaaggaggagtgtTTTTTAATGCTGTCACGTTGTAATATAATGAAATGTATTGTGTcaagcacaaagtggccatggtattcatgacctcttaGTTGCTGATCTACCTACAGAACACCtgtataataggagggggaaatgatgacatcaaaagagaaagaaggggcaatTTAGGAGGTGTAAAATAAGCTCCCATGAATTTGGGCCTAGTGGCATAGACCCAAAATTCTAGCTACAAGGTATGGAGGCTACTGAAAAGCTAGAGACCACAGGTTACTGGGAGAGTACTTGCCTACCTTGTATGAGGCCTAGGGTTTAATTCTACATAAAATACACACATTAAACAATTCTAAACCACTATTTACCATGAACAAGCATGGcttacaaaaagaaaggaaggaaggaaggaaggaagcaagcaagcaagcagagctAAGTTGGGCTTGGTGACGCATGCCTTacatcccagttctcaggaggcagaggtatgtggaggatctccaagagttcaaggccagcacaaggctacatagtgaattcttggccagcttgggctagaccaagaccttaCCTGGGGGGATGGGGGGACTAACAAAAAAAGGGAGCTGAAATGTCAAAGACTTATTACAGAAGATTCTTTTCAATtgtgtatatattttagttttttttttctttttcctatatcATTGCCACCCACAACTTATTTGAAATAATACATCCTGTAATTCTCAAGGCATTATTTTGCTATTGTTACATAAAACAGAGATTAATAAATACCTTTATTTTCCTCTTACATAATGCAATCACTTTAGGCTCTTTTTAACCAGGTAAGCCCttctccaatttttatttttcactatttcaaattttaatcctgttttcctcccataaatgaACTGGCATGGTTTTTATACCCATCCTCAAACATAAACAATTACTTTCTtatcatttgtttgcatttttcaGGTCTTCTTTCTGGAATCATTTCCTTGGCCCATAGTAAATTCTTTATGTTAGGGTCctagaatcactgaagaaagaccccagcctcaaatagtatgtaaaaccaaagagcatttattctgcagaatcagccagcatgtgggggtcaaccattcatgaaAAATGGCGACCTTGAGAGGAGCTCCCAGGatcttttaagcacagctagaggaatttggGCTGGCTTAGTCATTGGCTAATTTGAAAAGTAACTGTACCTGCATATTTTTGATTGGTCCTGAGATTTTGGCAGGCTAGGTCTAGGGGAATTTCAGATGGgttaggtaattttttaaatgattggctaCGCaggcagcagttacagttgtgcatctctgattgaTTGGGGCAGAAGGCACGAAAGGGACATGCTGGGCAtttccaggaactgactcagcctctgggcggctatcttcccagccacatgtcagggcaggtcctttccagaagtcctgccttactttctgggaaactgaaacttaggcctacttaGAGTGGTAGCTTACTCAAGCCCATCATGGTGTGAGTTTGGTCCCTTCAATTTACAATATGCCTGAGTGACACAGTACGAGGTGGTAAACTTTTGGGCTTCGCTACcagaaaactttaaattttacCTTTGTTCCTTCAAGATAATCTTGTTCTCTCCAGAAGCCTACTTGAGCACCTTGCGTGCTTTATCAGAGCTCCAGCCTGCACAGTTGTCACCATTGATCTGAAGCACTTGGTCACCAAACCTCAGACCAAGCAGTGAGGCTGGAGAATTCACCTGGACTAGCTGAACAAATACACCATTATCAATGGACTTAAGCCTCAGTCCAATTTTTCCATCTTGGTCTTTACACAAAATGACTTCATGAATCCCTTGCTTAATTTCCGTCCTATGAATTCCGACATCATTACCTGGTACAGGTGACGCTATATAGTTCACACTGGAAGGTCTTGCTACCAACCCCTGACCTTGTGCTCCAGGGACCATGGCcgaattttcatgtatttgttcatCACTTAAACTCAGTCCCATATATTGGGAGAGCTCTGGATACAGTTTAAGATAGAGATTTCCACCTAGAGTGATGGGAACAGAACCTTCTGTCAGAATTGCTGAGTTGGCAGAGAAGGCATTTTGAGCCTGAATCACTTTGAGCCTGAATCACTTTATCTACCTTCAAATTTTCAAGGAATGGATGTAGAGCCATTTTTTCACGTATTTCCTCCTCTGGGACCCGCAGCCACCACCACGGTCACCCACTGACTTCCGAGAGTGAGCCGAGATGAGCGCCGCACTCTCAGCACTGCCTGCCAGGCCTCTTTGGTGTTCTTAAGTAGGAGAAAAAATTTAATACTACAAGTAGTCATAAAACTTAACAATTTTAGCACTCTGAATTTGTATATTAacctttaacaattaaaaaatgtcTGGGATAGACCCAAGCTCCAGCATGTATCTCTGTGGTGTGCTGACATAGTCCATCTGTGGATACCCAGGAGAGGGATAGACCCAAACTCCAGCATGGATCTCTATGGTTTCCTGACATAGTCTTTCTATATAGACCTAAGCTCCAGCATGTATCTCTGTCATGTACTGACCTAATCCTTCTGTATACACCCAGGAGAGGGATAGACCCAAATGCCAGTATGTATCTTTGTGGTGTGCTTATGTATACACCAGGCAGAGGGATAGACCTAAGCTCCAGCATGTATCTCTGTGCTGACATAGTCCTTCTGCATACACCCGGGAGAGGGATAGTTGTCCTTAAAGAAGGTATTGAACTCTCTGAAGTTGTCCTTTTAGGGATTGTCACTGTGTCAGCTGGCCAAtgtatggcatttttttttcttctgggcaTATAACATGGTACCTATTTTGGAGTAGGGGTTGCCTAGGTCCAGTATCCATGAAACATTGGCACAGAACTACACTGACAGCCAGGTATCTGGTAATAGCAGTGGTACTACTGACACTGCCTActgaatggagggaggaagagtcaCAAGACTCATAAGATTCCAACCACTGCTTCCTCCTGCCCCCTCCCAGCTGTATGTGAGTTTTGGGGGTGTTAGCATATACAGTGAGGAAATGGTTAAATGAGAGTAGGTAACCCTGATTTAGCATTCATGAGGACACCATTCATGATGGGGTGGGGCTTTGTCGTGATAAAATGGTTTTGGGACCACACAAGATCCCATCAGTAATCCCTCATGTGTGCTTTGTAAGTAACATGATCTCAATAAATTCACTGGCTTGACAAACTGGATGTTGGTGCACTCATACATTGACTGTCAATGGTGACattccttttaagtttttttgtttgtttgtttgttttttcatttttatttatttatttgaaaatgacagagacagaaagaggcaaatagagagaatgagtgtgccagggcaaacaaactgcagacacttgcaccaacttgtgcatcttgctaatgagGGTCTTGGGGACtctaacctgggccctttgactttgcaggcaaatgcattaaccactaa encodes:
- the LOC123457194 gene encoding syntenin-1-like, with protein sequence MALHPFLENLKAQNAFSANSAILTEGSVPITLGGNLYLKLYPELSQYMGLSLSDEQIHENSAMVPGAQGQGLVARPSSVNYIASPVPGNDVGIHRTEIKQGIHEVILCKDQDGKIGLRLKSIDNGVFVQLVQVNSPASLLGLRFGDQVLQINGDNCAGWSSDKARKVLK